Proteins found in one Arachis stenosperma cultivar V10309 chromosome 8, arast.V10309.gnm1.PFL2, whole genome shotgun sequence genomic segment:
- the LOC130946470 gene encoding serine carboxypeptidase-like 40 isoform X2, translated as MGKACSWSLISIFIIILSFCVSEIHGNKQARALDKFFKAKFKEGSQINRGHFEAPEIVHEAATGDDVGSQAGLKEKDRIVSLPGQPKVNFSQYGGYVTVDQLAGRAYYYYFVEAQTSKETKPLLLWLNGGPGCSSLAYGAMQELGPFRVNSDGRTLYLNRYRWNHAANVLFLESPTGVGFSYSNRSSDYADFHNGDKKTAADNYVFLVNWLERFPEYKKRDFFIAGESYAGHYVPELAHTILYHNNKANKTIVNLKGILIGNAVINDETDDAGMYDFLASHAIISDNVAHDINTYCDYKSSDPSDPRSLLCDTASDAFNRATRFIDIYNIYAPLFCPNENLTKRPKKHSLVTDPCSDYYVTGYLNRAEVQEALHANVTKLKYDWQPCSGVMGRWGDSPSTMLPLLHEFLHNGLRLWIFSGDVDGRVPVTSTKYSIKKMNLSVETAWHPWYLFAEAGGYTEVYKGGLTFATVRGAGHQVPSYQPARAFSLLKHFLDGTPLPDTTRYT; from the exons ATGGGGAAAGCATGTAGTTGGTCTCTTATATCCATTTTCATTATTATCCTTTCATTCTGTGTGTCTGAAATACATGGAAACAAACAAGCTCGGGCTCTGGACAAGTTTTTCAAGGCCAAGTTCAAAGAAGGATCACAAATCAACAGGGGGCACTTCGAGGCACCAGAGATTGTGCATGAAGCCGCCACCGGCGACGATGTGGGTTCTCAGGCGGGCCTGAAAGAGAAAGACAGAATTGTGAGTTTGCCGGGGCAGCCAAAGGTGAATTTCAGTCAGTATGGAGGGTATGTCACGGTTGACCAATTGGCAGGACGTGCCTATTATTATTACTTTGTGGAAGCTCAAACTTCTAAGGAAACAAAGCCTCTTCTTCTTTGGCTCAATGGAG GTCCTGGATGTTCATCCCTTGCCTATGGAGCAATGCAAGAACTTGGACCCTTCCGAGTAAACAGTGATGGACGAACACTTTACCTAAATAGATATCGTTGGAATCAtg CTGCAAATGTTTTGTTCCTGGAGTCACCTACTGGAGTGGGATTTTCTTACTCAAACAGATCATCAGATTATGCTGATTTTCATAATGGTGACAAGAAAACAGCAGCAGATAACTATGTATTCTTGGTGAATTGGTTGGAGAGGTTTCCTGAATATAAGAAGAGGGATTTCTTCATTGCTGGGGAGAGTTATGCAGGGCATTATGTTCCTGAACTTGCACATACTATTCTCTACCATAACAACAAGGCCAACAAAACAATCGTTAACCTTAAAGGAATACTG ATTGGGAATGCAGTGATAAACGATGAAACAGACGATGCTGGAATGTACGATTTTCTTGCAAGCCATGCAATAATCTCAGACAATGTTGCACACGACATCAACACATATTGTGATTATAAGTCTTCAGATCCTTCCGATCCGCGTAGCCTCCTGTGCGATACAGCATCGGATGCATTTAATAGGGCTACTCGTTTCATTGATATCTACAACATCTATGCTCCACTTTTTTGCCCCAATGAAAACCTCACAAAACGGCCCAAAAAGCACTCT CTTGTTACTGATCCGTGTAGTGATTATTATGTGACTGGCTATCTTAACCGGGCAGAGGTTCAAGAGGCCCTCCATGCGAATGTTACCAAACTCAAGTATGACTGGCAACCTTGTAGTGGTGTCATGGGCAGGTGGGGTGATTCCCCTTCAACCATGCTTCCCCTTCTACATGAATTCCTTCACAACGGACTAAGGCTCTGGATTTTCAG TGGTGACGTAGATGGAAGGGTTCCTGTTACTTCAACAAAGTATTCAATTAAGAAGATGAACCTTTCTGTTGAAACTGCTTGGCATCCTTGGTATCTGTTTGCAGAG GCTGGTGGGTATACAGAAGTGTACAAGGGAGGGTTAACTTTTGCGACAGTAAGAGGAGCAGGGCATCAAGTGCCAAGCTACCAGCCAGCAAGAGCCTTTTCTCTCCTCAAACACTTTTTAGACGGCACCCCGCTTCCAGATACTACAAGATACACTTAA
- the LOC130943387 gene encoding NADH dehydrogenase [ubiquinone] iron-sulfur protein 4, mitochondrial-like, which produces MVGREMAGNMLPGIRRVVGRSGCDGYRGWSRCLSSNIESDALVEVKPGEVGMISGIPEQHLRRRVVIYSPARTASQQGSGKVGKWKMDFLSTQKWENPLMGWTSTGDPYSYVGEAALSFDSEAAARAFAEKHGWDYTVKKRHTPLLKPKSYADNFKWKGPDKTDDGHAY; this is translated from the exons ATGGTTGGGCGTGAAATGGCAGGGAATATGCTACCGGGAATACGAAGGGTGGTTGGAAGAAGTGGTTGTGACGGTTATAGAGGGTGGAGTAGATGCTTGAGCTCTAACATAGAGTCAGACGCATTGGTGGAAGTGAAGCCAGGGGAGGTTGGAATGATATCCGGTATTCCAGAACAACATCTAAGGAGAAGG GTCGTCATTTATTCCCCTGCAAGGACCGCATCCCAGCAAGGCTCAGGCAAAGTTGGAAAATGGAAAATGGATTTCTTATCTACGCAAaa gtGGGAAAATCCGTTGATGGGTTGGACTTCAACCGGTGATCCTTACTCTTATGTCGGTGAGGCAGCTCTCAGCTTTGATAGCGAAGCTGCTGCCAGGGCTTTTGCTGAAAAACACGGTTGGGACTATACG gTTAAAAAACGTCACACTCCCCTTTTAAAG CCTAAATCTTACGCAGATAACTTCAAATGGAAGGGACCAGACAAAACTGACGATGGGCATGCTTATTAG
- the LOC130946470 gene encoding serine carboxypeptidase-like 40 isoform X1, with protein sequence MGKACSWSLISIFIIILSFCVSEIHGNKQARALDKFFKAKFKEGSQINRGHFEAPEIVHEAATGDDVGSQAGLKEKDRIVSLPGQPKVNFSQYGGYVTVDQLAGRAYYYYFVEAQTSKETKPLLLWLNGGPGCSSLAYGAMQELGPFRVNSDGRTLYLNRYRWNHAANVLFLESPTGVGFSYSNRSSDYADFHNGDKKTAADNYVFLVNWLERFPEYKKRDFFIAGESYAGHYVPELAHTILYHNNKANKTIVNLKGILIGNAVINDETDDAGMYDFLASHAIISDNVAHDINTYCDYKSSDPSDPRSLLCDTASDAFNRATRFIDIYNIYAPLFCPNENLTKRPKKHSQLVTDPCSDYYVTGYLNRAEVQEALHANVTKLKYDWQPCSGVMGRWGDSPSTMLPLLHEFLHNGLRLWIFSGDVDGRVPVTSTKYSIKKMNLSVETAWHPWYLFAEAGGYTEVYKGGLTFATVRGAGHQVPSYQPARAFSLLKHFLDGTPLPDTTRYT encoded by the exons ATGGGGAAAGCATGTAGTTGGTCTCTTATATCCATTTTCATTATTATCCTTTCATTCTGTGTGTCTGAAATACATGGAAACAAACAAGCTCGGGCTCTGGACAAGTTTTTCAAGGCCAAGTTCAAAGAAGGATCACAAATCAACAGGGGGCACTTCGAGGCACCAGAGATTGTGCATGAAGCCGCCACCGGCGACGATGTGGGTTCTCAGGCGGGCCTGAAAGAGAAAGACAGAATTGTGAGTTTGCCGGGGCAGCCAAAGGTGAATTTCAGTCAGTATGGAGGGTATGTCACGGTTGACCAATTGGCAGGACGTGCCTATTATTATTACTTTGTGGAAGCTCAAACTTCTAAGGAAACAAAGCCTCTTCTTCTTTGGCTCAATGGAG GTCCTGGATGTTCATCCCTTGCCTATGGAGCAATGCAAGAACTTGGACCCTTCCGAGTAAACAGTGATGGACGAACACTTTACCTAAATAGATATCGTTGGAATCAtg CTGCAAATGTTTTGTTCCTGGAGTCACCTACTGGAGTGGGATTTTCTTACTCAAACAGATCATCAGATTATGCTGATTTTCATAATGGTGACAAGAAAACAGCAGCAGATAACTATGTATTCTTGGTGAATTGGTTGGAGAGGTTTCCTGAATATAAGAAGAGGGATTTCTTCATTGCTGGGGAGAGTTATGCAGGGCATTATGTTCCTGAACTTGCACATACTATTCTCTACCATAACAACAAGGCCAACAAAACAATCGTTAACCTTAAAGGAATACTG ATTGGGAATGCAGTGATAAACGATGAAACAGACGATGCTGGAATGTACGATTTTCTTGCAAGCCATGCAATAATCTCAGACAATGTTGCACACGACATCAACACATATTGTGATTATAAGTCTTCAGATCCTTCCGATCCGCGTAGCCTCCTGTGCGATACAGCATCGGATGCATTTAATAGGGCTACTCGTTTCATTGATATCTACAACATCTATGCTCCACTTTTTTGCCCCAATGAAAACCTCACAAAACGGCCCAAAAAGCACTCT CAGCTTGTTACTGATCCGTGTAGTGATTATTATGTGACTGGCTATCTTAACCGGGCAGAGGTTCAAGAGGCCCTCCATGCGAATGTTACCAAACTCAAGTATGACTGGCAACCTTGTAGTGGTGTCATGGGCAGGTGGGGTGATTCCCCTTCAACCATGCTTCCCCTTCTACATGAATTCCTTCACAACGGACTAAGGCTCTGGATTTTCAG TGGTGACGTAGATGGAAGGGTTCCTGTTACTTCAACAAAGTATTCAATTAAGAAGATGAACCTTTCTGTTGAAACTGCTTGGCATCCTTGGTATCTGTTTGCAGAG GCTGGTGGGTATACAGAAGTGTACAAGGGAGGGTTAACTTTTGCGACAGTAAGAGGAGCAGGGCATCAAGTGCCAAGCTACCAGCCAGCAAGAGCCTTTTCTCTCCTCAAACACTTTTTAGACGGCACCCCGCTTCCAGATACTACAAGATACACTTAA